One window from the genome of Nicotiana tomentosiformis chromosome 5, ASM39032v3, whole genome shotgun sequence encodes:
- the LOC138892215 gene encoding uncharacterized protein, whose amino-acid sequence MANDNEIELVSDDPRPPPQGPSEGTSTIPLPTQPPLHATGNYILPPGYVPNYSLYAAPGTSNVRPPIASVRNISLVVSGAWVSAPYNHTPQYESPVENEKSAKTVEFDEMTRKMKSFEQNIKNIQGLGGHKSVSLSDLCIFPHIYLPPGFKTPKFEKYDGHDDPIAHLKRYCNQLRGIGGKEELLMDYFGKSLMGVAYEWLIDQDISHWHVWDGMAQAFIKQF is encoded by the exons atggccaacgatAATGAGATCGAGCTGGTCAGTGATGACCCCAGG cctccaccccagggtccctcagagggaacttctaCCATACCGCTGCCTACTCAGCCACCGCTCCATGCAACGGGCAACtacattctaccaccagggtatgtgccaaactacagcctctACGCTGCTCCTGGTActtctaatgtgcgacctccaatCGCATCAGTCAGGAACATTTctctagtcgtgtctggcgcaTG ggtctcggctccatataatcacactcctcagtacgagtcaccagtggaaaatgaaaagtctgCCAAGACGGTTGAGTTCGATGAGAtgaccaggaaaatgaaaagttttGAACAGAACATCaagaacatacagggactaggtggtcacaaaagtgtttcgttaaGTGATTTATGCATATTCCCTCATATctatttgccaccagggttcaagaccccaaaatttgagaagtatgatggacacgacgaccctatcgcccacttgaaaaggtactgcaaccagctgaggggtataggtggaaaagaagaattactgaTGGATTATTTTGGGAAAAGTCTCATGGGGGTAGCCTACGAATGGTtaattgaccaagatatctctcactggcatgtctgggatggCATGGCCCAGGCCTTCATCAAACAATTTTaa